A single uncultured Acetobacterium sp. DNA region contains:
- the rsgA gene encoding ribosome small subunit-dependent GTPase A yields the protein MISNEQVTGKIIKGIGGFYYVKTNIHNGVLECKARGVLRHQKIIPTVGDEVLIQSDNPGEWMIESILPRKNIFLRPPVANVDIGLIVFSMKNPKPNMLLLDMLLISSEIQNVEPIVCFTKRDLTSSSEEAAIREIYEKTPYKLFFFSKDDTGTMDEIVSEIGGKTAFMAGPSGVGKSTMANYLCEDQTMETGALSQKLKRGKHTTRHVELLDTKNGGFLLDTPGFSSYKISEMIEPEELREYFPEFSRGKCRFKSCLHNEEPGCDVKKAVKAGEISPVRYEHYLSLLDEIKKEQYR from the coding sequence TTGATATCAAACGAACAAGTAACGGGAAAGATAATTAAGGGAATTGGCGGATTTTATTATGTAAAAACAAATATCCATAATGGTGTTCTGGAATGTAAAGCCAGAGGTGTGTTAAGGCACCAGAAAATTATCCCAACAGTTGGCGATGAGGTGTTGATTCAGTCTGATAACCCAGGAGAATGGATGATTGAATCGATTCTGCCACGAAAGAATATCTTTTTAAGACCACCGGTGGCCAATGTTGATATTGGTCTCATTGTTTTTTCGATGAAAAACCCAAAACCAAACATGCTACTTTTGGATATGCTGTTAATCAGTTCAGAAATTCAAAATGTGGAACCGATCGTGTGTTTTACTAAACGAGATCTAACCAGTTCATCAGAGGAAGCTGCTATTAGAGAAATCTATGAAAAAACCCCATATAAACTCTTTTTTTTCAGTAAGGATGATACCGGGACAATGGACGAGATTGTTAGTGAAATAGGCGGAAAAACAGCTTTTATGGCAGGTCCATCCGGGGTTGGTAAGTCGACAATGGCAAACTATCTGTGCGAAGACCAAACCATGGAAACAGGTGCGCTGAGTCAGAAGCTAAAAAGAGGAAAACACACCACCCGTCATGTGGAATTGCTGGATACCAAAAATGGTGGCTTTTTGCTGGATACACCAGGATTTTCATCATATAAGATCTCAGAAATGATTGAACCGGAAGAGCTCAGAGAATATTTCCCCGAATTTTCAAGAGGTAAGTGTCGTTTCAAGAGTTGCCTCCACAATGAAGAGCCAGGATGTGATGTCAAAAAAGCAGTGAAAGCCGGTGAAATCAGCCCGGTTCGTTATGAGCATTATTTAAGTTTGCTGGATGAAATAAAAAAGGAACAGTATCGATGA
- the pknB gene encoding Stk1 family PASTA domain-containing Ser/Thr kinase, protein MLSRTLGKRYEIVELIGRGGMAYVYKARDLKLNRYVAVKVLREEYTENEQFIKKFDRESQAVACLSHPNIVGVYDVGVQDNIYYIIMEYVDGITLKQYLMRKGRLDYTEATRFVMDISNALRCAHENKIIHRDIKPHNILLTRDLVPKVADFGIARAITSSTVTMTNQTMGSVHYISPEQAKGGFVDERSDLYSLGILYYELLTGKLPFDEENTVTIAIKHIQEEIVPPKMLEPKIPERVNQIVIKLTQKKPDERYQNTDELMEDLEAVLENSSFGAGEGNHLGNDTHIMREGLFHVENTGSHATVHPEEDEEDDEYYYETPKETAARKKKRKIILIAVFAAVAVVAMGIMAYAFFSGKTVEVPDIKGKTTAEAKTTLEKLDLVLEVEKEVYNADVAAGLIITQNPESGKELQSGKTVKVTVSKGVKTGTIPSVIGMSEADAVKAIETANFVVGEIKREYNSNYNADIVFQMNPNGATTANEGTKVTIYVSKGEDLITVPSVVGQTETDAKSTIKNAGLTVGAVTNEASTDYAKGMVMRQSPTDGNQVAKGSEVAIVVSSGKISTQKLTIDLSEYIQTTPAKSVKVKVVLSATDKSDKVIYEGTNMSDDVFSVNVEGNSRETYEVFIDGSSVGTGYIDF, encoded by the coding sequence ATGCTCAGTAGAACATTGGGAAAACGTTATGAAATTGTAGAGCTGATTGGACGAGGCGGAATGGCCTATGTTTATAAAGCGCGGGATTTAAAACTGAATCGTTATGTTGCAGTGAAAGTACTTCGCGAAGAATACACAGAAAATGAGCAGTTTATAAAAAAATTCGATCGAGAATCCCAGGCAGTTGCCTGTTTATCCCATCCGAATATCGTCGGTGTTTATGATGTTGGCGTCCAGGATAATATCTACTACATTATTATGGAATATGTTGATGGCATTACCCTAAAACAGTATTTAATGCGAAAAGGGCGCTTGGATTATACCGAAGCAACGCGTTTTGTGATGGATATATCCAATGCCTTACGCTGTGCTCATGAGAATAAAATTATCCATCGGGATATTAAACCCCATAATATTTTATTAACCAGGGATCTTGTTCCCAAGGTAGCTGATTTCGGGATTGCCCGGGCGATCACCAGTTCAACCGTCACGATGACCAATCAAACCATGGGTTCGGTCCATTATATTTCACCCGAACAGGCCAAGGGTGGATTTGTGGATGAACGTTCAGATCTCTATTCTCTGGGGATTTTATACTATGAACTGTTGACAGGAAAACTACCTTTTGATGAAGAAAACACGGTAACCATTGCCATTAAACATATCCAGGAAGAGATCGTTCCGCCAAAAATGTTGGAACCTAAAATTCCTGAACGGGTTAATCAGATCGTTATCAAATTGACACAGAAGAAACCAGATGAACGGTATCAAAATACGGATGAACTGATGGAAGATCTTGAAGCGGTTCTTGAGAATTCAAGTTTCGGCGCTGGCGAAGGAAACCATTTGGGTAATGATACCCACATTATGCGCGAAGGCCTTTTTCATGTTGAAAATACCGGGAGTCACGCAACAGTGCATCCTGAAGAAGATGAGGAGGATGACGAGTATTATTATGAAACTCCTAAGGAAACCGCTGCCCGAAAAAAGAAACGCAAGATTATTTTAATCGCCGTATTTGCGGCAGTGGCAGTGGTGGCAATGGGCATCATGGCTTATGCTTTCTTTTCAGGAAAAACGGTTGAAGTGCCGGATATTAAAGGAAAAACGACGGCCGAAGCCAAGACAACCTTGGAAAAACTGGATTTGGTTCTGGAAGTTGAAAAAGAAGTTTATAACGCTGATGTTGCAGCGGGGTTAATCATCACTCAAAATCCAGAAAGCGGTAAAGAACTGCAAAGTGGAAAAACTGTCAAGGTAACAGTCAGTAAGGGTGTTAAAACCGGAACAATTCCTTCGGTTATTGGCATGAGCGAAGCAGATGCAGTCAAAGCCATCGAAACAGCTAACTTCGTTGTGGGTGAAATCAAACGAGAGTATAACAGTAACTACAATGCGGATATCGTCTTTCAAATGAACCCTAACGGAGCGACAACTGCTAATGAAGGAACAAAGGTAACAATCTATGTCAGCAAGGGTGAGGATCTCATTACTGTTCCGAGTGTGGTTGGACAAACTGAAACAGATGCAAAAAGCACAATTAAGAATGCCGGTCTGACTGTTGGAGCTGTCACCAATGAAGCTAGTACCGATTATGCGAAGGGTATGGTCATGAGACAATCCCCCACTGATGGGAATCAAGTTGCCAAAGGGTCAGAAGTGGCCATTGTCGTCAGCAGCGGGAAAATATCTACCCAGAAATTAACCATTGATTTAAGTGAATATATTCAAACAACACCGGCAAAATCGGTTAAGGTTAAGGTTGTTTTATCAGCCACCGACAAAAGTGACAAGGTGATCTATGAAGGTACAAATATGTCAGATGACGTCTTCTCTGTCAATGTTGAAGGCAATAGTCGAGAAACATATGAAGTATTTATTGATGGATCCAGTGTCGGAACCGGCTACATCGACTTTTAA
- the rlmN gene encoding 23S rRNA (adenine(2503)-C(2))-methyltransferase RlmN translates to MKENIFGKDINECETLMADIGEAKYRGRQLYQWLYEKRCADFKEMTNFSSQLRERLMNNFELTHGRIEEVQKDQYDGTKKYLIELYDGQYIEAVLMHYDHGASLCVSTQVGCNMGCKFCASTRGGKIRDLSAAEILDQIYLAEKEEKLRISNIVIMGIGEPLENYHEVIKFIRIANTGFGIGQRKISLSTCGIIPGIEALADENLQINLAISLHSAFADRRRLLMPIAKQYDLEPLMESCKAYFNKTGRRITYEYALIEGYNDRDEDIAGLIKLLKGSQNHLNLIGLNEVQETDYKESSRLGYFLAELEKQGINVTLRRKMGREIDAACGQLRKKRYEDKVSV, encoded by the coding sequence ATGAAGGAAAATATTTTTGGCAAAGACATAAATGAATGTGAAACGCTCATGGCTGACATTGGTGAAGCGAAGTATCGCGGTCGTCAGTTATACCAATGGTTGTATGAGAAGAGATGTGCAGATTTCAAAGAAATGACCAATTTTTCCAGTCAGTTAAGAGAAAGGTTGATGAATAATTTTGAATTAACGCACGGTAGAATTGAAGAGGTCCAAAAAGACCAGTACGATGGTACGAAGAAATATTTGATTGAGCTTTATGATGGTCAGTACATTGAAGCTGTGTTAATGCACTATGATCATGGTGCTTCTTTATGTGTGTCAACACAGGTTGGATGTAATATGGGGTGCAAATTCTGTGCCTCCACAAGAGGCGGCAAAATAAGAGATTTAAGCGCCGCTGAAATTTTAGATCAAATATATTTAGCAGAAAAAGAAGAAAAACTACGCATTTCAAATATTGTGATCATGGGTATTGGTGAACCACTGGAAAACTATCACGAAGTAATTAAATTTATTCGAATCGCCAATACCGGTTTTGGAATCGGACAGCGAAAAATAAGTCTTTCCACATGTGGCATTATTCCGGGAATTGAAGCGTTAGCAGATGAAAATCTGCAGATAAACCTTGCGATTTCGTTGCATTCGGCCTTTGCCGATCGCCGTAGATTGTTAATGCCCATTGCCAAGCAATACGATCTGGAACCATTGATGGAATCATGCAAAGCTTATTTTAATAAGACTGGCCGGCGCATTACCTACGAATACGCATTGATCGAAGGCTACAATGATCGGGATGAAGATATTGCCGGATTAATAAAACTTTTAAAAGGAAGTCAAAACCATTTAAATCTGATTGGTTTAAATGAGGTTCAGGAAACTGACTACAAAGAAAGTAGCCGATTGGGTTATTTTCTGGCCGAACTGGAAAAACAGGGAATAAATGTTACGTTGAGACGTAAAATGGGGAGAGAAATTGATGCCGCATGTGGTCAGCTTCGAAAAAAAAGATATGAGGATAAGGTGAGTGTATGA
- a CDS encoding Stp1/IreP family PP2C-type Ser/Thr phosphatase gives MKCAYGSNVGSLRKVNQDAYLAATIKNVDRISYVFAVADGLGGHRSGEIASKTAVDFIKNNLSGIRNYFDPEEMMSFVKSINLELKKIGDDEPARLGMATTLTMCIVDGNYLCICHVGDSRTYCITSDEIIRLTKDHSLVQILVDEGKITQEEAEIHPQKNVITRALGTDNSVNVDFYRYEINPDAVYLICSDGLFNMVCDQDMKTIIMENSLEDAAKKLIDLANINGGKDNITVVLFKPLEGVPDAQ, from the coding sequence ATGAAATGTGCCTATGGATCCAATGTTGGATCACTAAGAAAGGTAAATCAAGATGCCTACTTGGCAGCAACCATAAAAAACGTTGATCGTATTTCTTATGTTTTTGCAGTGGCAGATGGTTTGGGAGGCCACCGGAGTGGGGAAATAGCAAGCAAAACTGCAGTGGATTTTATTAAAAATAACCTATCTGGAATTCGCAACTATTTTGATCCCGAAGAAATGATGTCCTTTGTGAAATCGATCAATTTGGAGCTGAAAAAAATCGGTGACGATGAGCCTGCACGTTTGGGCATGGCAACCACCTTAACCATGTGTATTGTTGACGGGAACTATTTATGTATTTGTCATGTTGGCGACAGCCGCACCTATTGCATCACAAGTGATGAGATTATCCGCCTGACAAAAGATCATTCACTGGTTCAGATCTTAGTCGACGAAGGAAAAATAACTCAGGAAGAGGCGGAAATACATCCGCAAAAGAATGTGATTACCCGGGCTCTGGGAACTGATAATTCAGTAAATGTGGATTTTTATCGCTATGAAATAAATCCCGACGCGGTCTATTTGATCTGTTCGGATGGTCTTTTTAATATGGTTTGCGACCAGGATATGAAGACAATAATAATGGAAAATAGCCTGGAAGATGCAGCCAAAAAACTCATCGACCTGGCCAACATAAACGGAGGCAAAGACAATATCACTGTCGTGCTATTCAAACCTTTGGAAGGAGTGCCAGATGCTCAGTAG
- the rsmB gene encoding 16S rRNA (cytosine(967)-C(5))-methyltransferase RsmB: MNIRKQALETLLKINYDGAYSNLEIKRVLSNHPLKDEDRRLYLNIVYGCLQNQMYLDYIIKQQSSRPVNKLHKEVSEILRIAIYQIYFLDKIPNYAIVNESVNLAAEIQPQAKGFINGVLRNIMRKIEKDGKEFKFENWDNEKEALSIRYSVPLWIVHKYYEIYGVEKAETIIPMLNEKPPFTIRCNTLKTSRDQLILDLKAFGVEALPGTLSPSAIHLTNLGVFENNIENSHLYREGHFMMQDQAAMLTVERLNPQPGHQVLDMCAAPGGKTTYLSQLMNNEGQIIGRDVFASRLNLVKQSMKRLDCTNIELEDQNGCVFLKADEMRYDKILLDAPCTGLGVIRRKPEIKYHSTKEGRKELVKIQANLLENAVRYLKPGGELLYSTCTINKDENENQINKILNKYPDMKIVPDKNSEAYTYTSPLMDGCDSFFMCLLKK, translated from the coding sequence ATGAATATTCGCAAACAAGCTTTAGAAACGCTCTTGAAAATCAATTATGACGGTGCCTATTCAAATCTCGAGATTAAACGGGTGCTTAGTAACCATCCCCTGAAAGATGAAGACCGCCGTCTTTATTTAAACATTGTTTATGGGTGTTTGCAAAACCAGATGTATCTGGATTACATTATCAAACAGCAAAGCAGCCGGCCGGTGAATAAACTCCACAAAGAGGTTAGTGAAATACTAAGAATCGCCATCTATCAAATTTACTTTTTGGATAAGATCCCCAACTATGCCATTGTTAACGAATCGGTCAATTTAGCCGCTGAAATACAACCTCAAGCTAAAGGGTTTATTAATGGGGTGCTGAGAAATATTATGCGAAAAATTGAAAAAGATGGTAAAGAATTTAAATTCGAAAACTGGGATAATGAAAAAGAAGCTTTGTCTATCCGATATTCGGTGCCACTATGGATTGTTCATAAATATTACGAAATATATGGCGTCGAAAAAGCGGAGACCATTATTCCCATGCTTAATGAAAAACCGCCCTTTACCATCCGCTGTAATACGCTAAAAACGTCTCGGGATCAATTGATTCTGGATTTGAAAGCTTTTGGGGTAGAAGCACTTCCTGGCACACTGTCACCAAGTGCGATACATCTTACAAACCTGGGTGTATTTGAAAACAACATTGAAAATTCACATTTGTATCGTGAAGGTCATTTTATGATGCAGGATCAGGCTGCCATGCTCACTGTTGAGCGACTTAATCCTCAGCCGGGTCATCAAGTATTGGACATGTGTGCGGCACCAGGCGGAAAAACCACCTATCTGAGCCAGCTGATGAATAATGAAGGCCAGATAATCGGACGAGATGTCTTTGCTAGTCGGTTAAATCTCGTAAAACAGAGCATGAAACGGCTGGATTGTACAAATATCGAGCTCGAAGATCAGAATGGCTGCGTTTTTTTGAAAGCAGATGAAATGCGTTATGATAAAATATTGCTGGATGCCCCCTGTACCGGCCTCGGGGTAATCAGACGAAAACCGGAAATAAAGTACCACAGTACCAAAGAAGGTCGAAAAGAATTGGTCAAGATTCAGGCGAATCTGCTTGAAAACGCAGTCCGATATTTAAAACCCGGTGGCGAACTGCTTTATTCAACATGTACCATTAATAAAGATGAAAATGAAAATCAGATAAACAAGATATTAAACAAGTATCCTGATATGAAGATCGTACCAGATAAAAACAGTGAGGCCTATACCTATACCAGCCCGTTAATGGATGGATGCGACAGCTTTTTTATGTGCTTGTTGAAGAAATAA